A region of Thermococcus barossii DNA encodes the following proteins:
- a CDS encoding acyl-CoA mutase large subunit family protein: MTFDKEKLAKIREEEKRWEETTVKKFIEKRPERKEKFMTDDGFEIKRVYTPADLGEDWDYLEKLGFPGEYPFTRGVYATMYRGRFWTMRQYAGFGTAEESNRRYKYLLEQGQTGLSVAFDLPTQIGYDSDHPMSEGEVGKVGVAIDSLWDMRILFDGIPLDKVSTSMTINSTAANLLAMYILVAEEQGVQPHQLRGTVQNDILKEYIARGTYIFPPQPSMRLTTDIIMYCAENVPKWNPISISGYHIREAGANAVQEVAFTLADGIEYVKAVIERGMDVDKFAGRLSFFFNAHNNFLEEIAKFRAARRLWAYIMKEWFNAKNPRSMLLRFHTQTAGSTLTAQQPENNIVRVAIQALAAVLGGTQSLHTNSYDEALSLPTEKSVRIALRTQQIIAYESGVVDTIDPLGGSYYIEWLTDHIYEEALKYIEKIQKMGGMMRAIERGYIQKEIAESAYKYQKEVEEKKRIIVGVNEFIVDEPLDVEILKVDPSIREKQIERLKKLRSERDSKKVEEALDKLRKAAESEDENLMPYIIEAHRHLATLGEVTDVLREVWGEYRAPLIF; the protein is encoded by the coding sequence ATGACCTTCGATAAGGAGAAGCTCGCGAAGATTAGGGAGGAGGAGAAGCGTTGGGAGGAAACGACCGTTAAAAAGTTCATTGAGAAGAGGCCCGAAAGAAAGGAGAAGTTCATGACAGACGACGGTTTTGAGATAAAGCGCGTTTACACTCCCGCCGACCTCGGGGAAGACTGGGACTACCTTGAAAAGCTCGGCTTCCCCGGTGAGTATCCCTTCACAAGGGGCGTTTACGCTACCATGTACCGCGGAAGGTTCTGGACGATGAGACAGTACGCCGGCTTCGGAACCGCTGAGGAGAGCAACAGGCGCTACAAGTACCTGCTTGAGCAGGGTCAGACCGGTCTGAGCGTCGCCTTTGACCTGCCCACCCAGATAGGCTACGACTCCGACCACCCGATGAGTGAGGGTGAGGTCGGAAAGGTCGGTGTCGCCATTGACTCCCTCTGGGACATGCGCATACTCTTCGATGGAATCCCGCTCGACAAGGTCTCAACGAGCATGACCATCAACTCGACGGCCGCCAACCTGCTCGCCATGTATATCCTCGTGGCTGAAGAGCAGGGGGTCCAGCCCCACCAGCTCCGCGGAACGGTTCAGAACGACATCCTCAAGGAGTACATAGCACGCGGCACCTACATCTTCCCGCCGCAGCCGAGCATGCGCCTCACGACCGACATCATAATGTACTGTGCCGAGAACGTCCCCAAGTGGAACCCGATAAGCATAAGCGGCTACCACATCCGCGAGGCAGGCGCGAACGCCGTCCAGGAGGTAGCTTTTACCCTCGCCGACGGTATCGAGTACGTCAAGGCAGTCATAGAGAGGGGTATGGACGTGGACAAGTTTGCCGGGAGGCTGAGCTTCTTCTTCAACGCCCACAACAACTTCCTTGAGGAGATAGCCAAGTTTAGAGCAGCAAGAAGGCTATGGGCGTATATAATGAAGGAGTGGTTCAACGCCAAGAACCCGCGCTCGATGCTCCTGCGCTTCCACACCCAGACGGCCGGCTCAACGCTCACCGCCCAGCAGCCTGAGAACAACATCGTCCGCGTTGCCATTCAGGCCTTAGCCGCTGTCCTCGGCGGGACGCAGAGCCTTCACACCAACTCCTACGATGAGGCCCTTTCCCTTCCGACCGAGAAGAGCGTCAGGATAGCCCTCAGGACCCAGCAGATAATAGCCTATGAGAGCGGTGTTGTGGACACCATCGACCCGCTCGGCGGTTCCTACTACATCGAGTGGCTCACCGACCACATCTACGAAGAGGCCCTCAAGTACATCGAGAAGATCCAGAAGATGGGCGGCATGATGAGGGCCATCGAGCGCGGCTACATCCAGAAGGAGATAGCGGAGTCAGCCTACAAGTACCAGAAGGAGGTCGAGGAGAAGAAGCGCATCATCGTCGGTGTGAACGAGTTCATCGTCGACGAGCCGCTCGACGTCGAGATACTCAAGGTCGACCCGAGCATCAGGGAGAAGCAGATCGAGAGGCTCAAGAAGCTGAGGAGCGAGCGCGACAGCAAGAAGGTCGAGGAGGCCCTTGATAAGCTCAGGAAGGCAGCCGAGAGCGAGGACGAGAACCTCATGCCCTACATCATCGAGGCCCACAGGCACCTCGCGACCCTTGGAGAGGTCACCGACGTCCTGCGCGAGGTCTGGGGCGAGTACAGGGCGCCGCTGATATTCTAA
- a CDS encoding MBL fold metallo-hydrolase: MIIGNVGLDSSARFAFQSHAHTDHFVSGEVIFATKATKFLSHLRKGGFYREVEFGKTFYLDEFRAKLYPAGHMLGSAGIKLWLENGTLFYTGDTKWFKLRTAERSRFPRADFLVIEATFGVPSFTFPAPREAEKKLIAFVEEALDREKRPVLYVNQTGKAQEVMKILEAHGYTVKTSREILKVARVYSKFGVTFGNIDPDGEVVLRSYRSPHVKNSLSPWELTVSGFGRLKLSNHADFWELMRIVEKVNPERVFTVYGFAREFARILRGLGYTAESIEPNTGLRI, encoded by the coding sequence ATGATAATAGGCAACGTAGGCCTCGACAGCTCCGCGCGCTTCGCCTTTCAGAGCCACGCCCACACCGACCACTTCGTCAGCGGAGAGGTCATCTTCGCAACCAAGGCGACCAAATTCCTCAGTCACCTCCGGAAGGGCGGCTTTTACAGGGAGGTCGAGTTCGGGAAGACCTTCTACCTCGATGAATTCAGGGCGAAGCTCTATCCAGCGGGTCATATGCTCGGCTCGGCAGGAATAAAGCTCTGGCTGGAAAACGGGACGCTCTTCTACACAGGTGACACCAAGTGGTTCAAGCTCAGGACTGCGGAGAGGAGCAGGTTTCCGAGGGCGGACTTCCTGGTCATAGAGGCCACCTTCGGCGTCCCGAGCTTTACCTTTCCAGCTCCGAGGGAGGCAGAGAAGAAGCTGATAGCCTTCGTGGAGGAGGCCCTCGACAGGGAAAAAAGGCCGGTTCTCTACGTCAACCAGACCGGAAAGGCACAGGAGGTCATGAAGATACTGGAGGCACACGGTTACACCGTCAAGACCTCACGGGAGATTCTCAAGGTGGCGCGCGTTTACTCGAAGTTCGGGGTAACCTTTGGAAACATCGATCCCGATGGCGAGGTCGTTCTTCGTTCCTACCGCTCTCCGCACGTGAAGAACTCCCTATCGCCCTGGGAACTGACGGTTTCAGGCTTTGGAAGATTGAAGCTCAGCAACCACGCCGACTTCTGGGAGCTGATGAGGATTGTGGAGAAGGTAAACCCGGAAAGGGTCTTCACGGTCTACGGCTTCGCCCGGGAATTTGCGAGGATACTGAGGGGACTCGGTTACACTGCCGAGTCCATAGAGCCCAACACGGGGCTGAGGATTTAG
- a CDS encoding Hsp20/alpha crystallin family protein: MVWRRDRYWDPFDLMREIQEEIDAIFRDIMRGPRLWGYREPGESIAVSETWREPFVDIFDRGDRFVITVELPGVRKEDIKLRVTEDTVYLEAQVKREKELEEEGAIRIERYYSGYRRVIRLPEEVIPEKTKARYNNGVLEIEIPKKAPKKTEGEGFEVKIE; the protein is encoded by the coding sequence ATGGTCTGGAGGAGGGACCGCTACTGGGACCCCTTCGACCTGATGAGGGAGATTCAGGAAGAAATCGACGCCATCTTCAGAGACATCATGCGCGGACCGAGGCTCTGGGGCTACCGCGAGCCCGGAGAGAGCATAGCCGTCAGCGAGACCTGGCGCGAGCCCTTCGTGGACATCTTCGACCGCGGTGACAGGTTCGTCATAACCGTCGAGCTTCCAGGGGTCAGGAAGGAGGACATCAAGCTCCGCGTCACAGAGGACACGGTTTACCTTGAGGCCCAGGTGAAGCGCGAGAAGGAGCTCGAGGAGGAGGGCGCGATAAGGATCGAGCGCTACTACAGCGGCTACCGCAGGGTCATCAGGCTCCCGGAGGAAGTCATCCCTGAGAAGACCAAGGCCCGCTACAACAACGGAGTCCTTGAGATAGAGATACCCAAGAAGGCTCCAAAGAAGACAGAGGGAGAGGGCTTCGAGGTGAAGATCGAGTAA
- a CDS encoding CDC48 family AAA ATPase gives MTEKREVKLKVASAYQRDVGRGIVRIDRKAMREIGVQSGDIIEIIGTKNTAAVVWPAYPEDEGLGIIRMDGTIRKNAGVGLGDEVTVRRADVKEAKKVIVAPTEPIRFGHDFVEWFHSRLVGRPVVRGDYIKVGILGQELTFVVTATTPAGIVQITEFTEFQVSEKPVKEVSKTAALGVTYEDIGGLSDVIQKVREMIELPLKHPEIFEKLGIEPPKGVLLYGPPGTGKTLLAKAVANEANAHFIAINGPEIMSKYYGESEERLREVFKEAEENAPAIIFIDEIDAIAPKREETHGEVEKRVVSQLLTLMDGLKSRGKVIVIGATNRPDAIDPALRRPGRFDRELEVGVPDKQGRKEILQIHTRGMPIEPEFRKGRVMEILEELERNDAYRESAERALMKVKDAKEEEIPEILRGIDEKLYDEVKARLIDALLEELAEVTHGFVGADLAALAREAAMAALRRLIKEGKIDFEAEHIPKEVLEELRVTRKDFYEALKMVEPSALREVLLEVPSVRWDDIGGLEDVKEELREAVEWPLKYPEAFMGLGITPPKGILLYGPPGTGKTLLAKAVANESEANFIAIKGPEVLSKWVGESEKNIREIFRKARQAAPTVIFIDEIDAIAPRRGTDVNRVTDRLINQLLTEMDGIQENSGVVVIGATNRPDIIDPALLRPGRFDRLILVPAPDEKARLEIFKVHTRKVPLAEDVKLEELAKKTEGYTGADIEAVVREAAMLAMRRGLQEGIIRPGMRADEIRAKVKVTMKDFEEAMKKIGPSVSEETMEYYRKIQEQFKQARGA, from the coding sequence ATGACCGAGAAGAGGGAAGTCAAGCTCAAGGTCGCCTCTGCTTACCAGAGGGACGTTGGGAGAGGAATAGTTAGAATAGACCGCAAGGCGATGCGTGAAATCGGCGTTCAGAGCGGTGACATAATCGAGATCATCGGAACCAAGAACACGGCCGCGGTGGTGTGGCCTGCCTACCCCGAGGACGAGGGACTCGGCATAATCAGGATGGACGGAACCATAAGGAAGAACGCCGGCGTTGGCCTCGGTGACGAGGTGACCGTCAGGAGGGCCGACGTCAAGGAGGCGAAGAAGGTCATAGTCGCCCCGACCGAGCCGATCCGCTTCGGGCACGACTTCGTCGAGTGGTTCCACAGCAGGCTCGTCGGGAGGCCCGTCGTCAGGGGAGACTACATCAAGGTCGGAATCCTCGGCCAGGAACTGACCTTCGTGGTCACCGCAACGACTCCGGCCGGAATAGTCCAGATAACCGAGTTCACCGAGTTCCAGGTCAGCGAGAAGCCCGTCAAGGAGGTGTCAAAGACCGCAGCCCTCGGCGTCACCTACGAGGACATCGGTGGACTGAGCGACGTCATCCAGAAGGTCAGGGAGATGATAGAGCTCCCGCTCAAGCACCCGGAGATATTCGAGAAGCTCGGCATTGAGCCGCCAAAGGGAGTGCTCCTGTACGGCCCGCCCGGAACGGGTAAGACGCTCCTCGCCAAAGCTGTGGCAAACGAGGCAAACGCTCACTTCATAGCCATCAACGGGCCGGAGATAATGAGCAAGTACTACGGTGAGAGCGAGGAGCGCCTGAGGGAGGTCTTCAAGGAGGCCGAGGAGAACGCGCCGGCGATAATATTCATCGACGAGATAGACGCGATTGCTCCGAAGAGGGAAGAAACCCACGGTGAGGTCGAGAAGCGCGTCGTCAGCCAGCTACTCACGCTCATGGACGGCCTGAAGAGCAGGGGCAAGGTCATAGTCATAGGCGCCACCAACAGGCCCGATGCCATTGACCCGGCCCTCAGGAGGCCCGGAAGGTTCGACCGCGAGCTCGAAGTTGGTGTCCCGGACAAGCAGGGCAGGAAGGAGATACTCCAGATACACACGAGGGGAATGCCCATCGAGCCGGAGTTCAGGAAGGGCAGGGTCATGGAGATACTCGAAGAGCTTGAGAGGAACGACGCCTACCGCGAGAGCGCCGAGAGGGCACTCATGAAGGTCAAGGATGCCAAGGAGGAGGAGATTCCCGAGATACTCAGGGGCATAGACGAGAAGCTCTACGACGAGGTTAAGGCCAGGCTCATCGATGCTCTCCTCGAGGAGCTGGCGGAAGTGACCCACGGCTTCGTCGGTGCCGATCTCGCGGCGCTGGCGAGAGAGGCGGCGATGGCCGCTCTGAGGAGGCTCATCAAGGAGGGCAAGATCGACTTCGAGGCCGAGCACATACCCAAGGAGGTCCTTGAGGAGCTCAGGGTCACGAGGAAGGACTTCTACGAGGCGCTGAAGATGGTCGAGCCGTCGGCGCTAAGAGAGGTGCTCCTCGAGGTTCCGAGCGTCCGCTGGGACGACATAGGCGGCCTGGAGGACGTCAAGGAGGAGCTTCGCGAAGCGGTGGAGTGGCCTCTCAAGTACCCCGAGGCCTTCATGGGGCTCGGCATAACCCCGCCGAAGGGAATACTCCTCTACGGCCCGCCTGGAACCGGTAAGACGCTCCTCGCTAAAGCCGTTGCCAACGAGAGCGAGGCCAACTTCATCGCCATCAAGGGTCCAGAGGTGCTGAGCAAGTGGGTCGGCGAGAGCGAGAAGAACATCAGGGAGATATTCAGGAAGGCGAGGCAAGCCGCTCCGACGGTTATATTCATCGACGAGATCGACGCAATAGCCCCGAGGAGGGGAACCGATGTCAACCGCGTCACAGATAGGCTCATCAACCAGCTCCTCACCGAGATGGACGGAATCCAGGAGAACAGCGGGGTGGTTGTTATAGGCGCGACCAACAGGCCCGACATCATCGACCCGGCCCTGCTCAGACCTGGAAGGTTTGACAGGCTCATACTCGTGCCAGCGCCAGACGAGAAGGCGAGGCTGGAGATATTCAAGGTTCACACCAGGAAGGTCCCACTGGCAGAGGACGTCAAGCTCGAGGAGCTGGCGAAGAAGACCGAGGGCTACACGGGAGCCGACATCGAAGCGGTGGTCAGAGAGGCCGCGATGCTCGCCATGAGAAGAGGCCTGCAGGAGGGCATCATAAGGCCCGGCATGAGGGCGGACGAGATAAGGGCCAAAGTCAAGGTCACGATGAAGGACTTCGAGGAGGCCATGAAGAAGATAGGCCCCAGCGTGAGCGAGGAAACCATGGAGTACTACAGGAAGATTCAGGAGCAGTTCAAGCAGGCCCGCGGAGCGTGA
- a CDS encoding transposase has translation MNVRKLEVLFTLTLIMMMYVYPLTVVGLWLLMGELADYKEPLKRSLVALVASLPLYGAKIMLGISGWSEALGITPIEASQWVVNAVHVTFLLLQFLSLYFLYRALSRMSDDTGAEMLKTGGLMLLVAIPLHVITVTAYFVATWMGLLLIIYGLEQTKGAFGY, from the coding sequence ATGAACGTCCGGAAGCTTGAGGTTCTCTTCACGCTCACGCTGATTATGATGATGTACGTCTACCCGCTGACGGTTGTGGGCCTCTGGCTCCTCATGGGGGAGCTCGCGGATTACAAGGAGCCGCTGAAAAGGTCGCTCGTTGCACTCGTCGCCTCGTTGCCCCTCTACGGGGCCAAGATAATGCTGGGCATCTCCGGCTGGAGCGAGGCTCTCGGCATAACCCCTATCGAGGCGAGCCAATGGGTGGTGAACGCAGTCCACGTGACTTTTCTTCTCCTGCAGTTTCTGAGCCTCTACTTCCTCTACCGCGCCCTCTCGCGGATGTCCGATGATACCGGGGCGGAGATGCTGAAGACCGGCGGGCTTATGCTCCTCGTTGCGATACCGCTCCACGTCATCACAGTAACGGCGTACTTCGTGGCTACGTGGATGGGCCTCCTCCTGATAATCTACGGGCTCGAACAGACGAAAGGAGCATTTGGGTATTAG
- a CDS encoding M67 family metallopeptidase: MMMVIRGEDLKRIIKAAENSRIEVCGMLFGRGSGERIEVEEVRFIPNRLNSAEGFEMEPLEMVKAIDDAEAMGLQVVGIFHSHLKCPPRPSGRDLKGMNLWPVVWLIVDDMGNYGAYVLEGDKIREVKVKIV, translated from the coding sequence ATGATGATGGTTATCCGGGGTGAAGATTTAAAGCGGATTATCAAAGCGGCGGAAAATTCACGGATTGAGGTATGCGGCATGCTCTTCGGCCGGGGAAGCGGGGAACGGATCGAGGTTGAAGAAGTCCGCTTCATCCCAAACAGGCTGAACTCGGCAGAGGGGTTTGAGATGGAACCGCTGGAGATGGTAAAGGCAATAGACGACGCCGAAGCGATGGGTTTGCAGGTTGTTGGAATCTTCCACTCCCATTTGAAGTGTCCGCCAAGACCGAGCGGCCGCGATCTGAAGGGAATGAACCTCTGGCCGGTGGTCTGGCTGATAGTGGACGACATGGGGAACTACGGGGCTTATGTGCTGGAGGGAGACAAAATCCGGGAGGTGAAAGTTAAAATCGTCTAA
- the mobB gene encoding molybdopterin-guanine dinucleotide biosynthesis protein B, producing MRAVAFVGFKKSGKTTTVEAVARVLEERGYRVAIAKSMHADFDREGSDTWRFSRVADAVLVSASDTDALLFRAKDINALFSMVNADFLLLEGFKSVQHVPKVICARNEDDVRELNDGLAIAVSGVIASTGVEEIDGLPVIDATKEPERLAALMEKRAFMLPNIDCGLCGFRCAEMARMIVNGEKTLKDCVVLSSKPKVTVKIDGRVLPMKDWVQELVEKTIKGMLSSMKGYREGRRIEIVIRED from the coding sequence ATGAGGGCCGTTGCTTTCGTCGGCTTCAAGAAGAGCGGGAAAACCACAACGGTCGAGGCCGTTGCGAGGGTTCTCGAGGAGCGCGGTTACAGGGTTGCAATAGCGAAGAGCATGCACGCCGACTTTGACAGGGAAGGGAGCGACACCTGGCGCTTCTCAAGGGTCGCCGATGCCGTTCTGGTAAGTGCCAGTGACACGGATGCGCTCCTCTTCAGGGCTAAAGACATCAACGCGCTGTTCTCGATGGTTAACGCGGACTTCCTCCTGCTGGAGGGCTTCAAGTCAGTACAGCACGTTCCGAAGGTGATATGTGCGAGGAATGAGGATGATGTGAGGGAGCTCAACGACGGCCTTGCCATAGCGGTGAGCGGGGTAATAGCTTCAACCGGTGTTGAAGAGATAGACGGATTGCCCGTTATAGACGCGACTAAAGAGCCGGAAAGGCTTGCTGCCCTCATGGAAAAGCGCGCCTTCATGCTTCCCAACATAGACTGCGGCCTCTGCGGCTTCCGCTGTGCGGAGATGGCGAGGATGATAGTGAACGGTGAGAAGACGCTGAAGGACTGCGTTGTGCTCAGCTCAAAGCCGAAGGTCACGGTTAAGATAGACGGGCGGGTTCTGCCGATGAAGGACTGGGTGCAGGAGCTGGTGGAGAAGACGATAAAGGGCATGCTCTCAAGCATGAAGGGCTACCGCGAGGGCAGGAGGATAGAGATAGTGATAAGGGAGGATTGA
- a CDS encoding LSm family protein: MGEKQYLLDRTLETWKGKRVAIAVSNEHSFTGILEDFDEEVILLRDVVDIAGNRAKELLVKIDDLNWIMLL; this comes from the coding sequence ATGGGCGAGAAGCAGTACCTTCTCGACAGGACCCTTGAGACATGGAAGGGGAAGAGGGTTGCCATAGCGGTTAGCAACGAGCACTCCTTCACAGGGATTCTCGAAGACTTCGATGAGGAGGTCATACTGCTCCGCGACGTCGTGGACATAGCCGGGAACAGGGCGAAGGAACTGCTCGTTAAGATAGACGACCTCAACTGGATAATGTTGCTGTGA
- a CDS encoding sodium-dependent transporter — protein MNRFTLGYLSLVVAAFMIGLGNIWKFPALAFQHGLGGIVVYLIFVAMMVPLIAVALESTKHKRYELLEYYLKEYKRPAFGFMFFLFNILLLSYYSIVGGWTLSSLVIKDVTGSLSGNAITLVFVFALLILILIRGREKTLDVMVISVGLFFLALIVAIIGIYSNVPDKGAISHFIGQAFTWKGITEATVRDMAIQAAYSLSLGMGFYLILGAFLPDEISGAKLASIGAALDTFASILATFVIAMVLAVDPNIPIQGTALLFQGLPKVMVDILKLPALFYLLSFAVFLAALSSMIPIGETIVRIYEEFMRLPRDKAVLTIIGVTALLGLTNILGMKFGIDTITILDGAVSTFVLFGGIIAAWAAIEHREYVPEGLKKVAYPGIVVVGILGLYSLYHMLTEGQYVSFLLLIGIVGLALILNDKIKNYLESR, from the coding sequence ATGAACAGGTTTACTTTGGGATACTTAAGCCTAGTTGTTGCTGCGTTTATGATAGGCCTCGGCAACATATGGAAGTTCCCGGCCCTAGCTTTTCAGCACGGTCTCGGGGGAATAGTGGTCTATCTAATCTTCGTTGCAATGATGGTTCCCCTCATAGCTGTGGCACTCGAGAGCACGAAGCACAAAAGATACGAGCTCTTGGAGTATTACCTGAAGGAATATAAAAGGCCGGCGTTTGGATTCATGTTCTTTCTCTTCAACATACTCCTGCTGAGCTACTATTCCATAGTCGGTGGCTGGACCCTGAGTTCATTAGTAATCAAGGACGTTACCGGGAGTCTCTCTGGGAACGCAATAACACTCGTGTTTGTTTTTGCCCTCCTGATATTAATCCTCATCAGGGGAAGAGAAAAGACCCTTGACGTCATGGTGATATCGGTTGGACTCTTTTTCCTCGCGCTCATAGTGGCTATCATTGGGATATACTCCAATGTCCCCGACAAAGGTGCCATCAGTCACTTCATAGGGCAAGCATTCACGTGGAAGGGCATAACCGAGGCCACCGTGAGGGACATGGCAATTCAGGCGGCTTATTCTCTCAGTCTGGGTATGGGTTTCTACCTAATACTTGGGGCATTCCTACCTGATGAGATATCCGGTGCAAAGCTTGCATCGATTGGAGCGGCACTGGATACCTTTGCCTCAATCCTTGCAACGTTCGTGATTGCTATGGTTCTTGCCGTTGATCCCAATATACCGATACAGGGCACGGCACTATTGTTCCAAGGCCTCCCGAAAGTTATGGTTGACATACTCAAACTTCCCGCCCTATTTTATCTACTCAGTTTCGCGGTGTTCCTAGCTGCACTCTCAAGTATGATACCCATTGGGGAAACCATAGTGAGAATCTATGAGGAATTCATGAGGCTTCCACGCGACAAGGCAGTTCTTACGATAATAGGCGTTACCGCTCTCCTGGGACTTACAAACATCTTGGGAATGAAGTTTGGAATCGACACGATAACCATACTGGACGGAGCCGTCTCGACATTTGTCCTCTTTGGAGGAATAATAGCCGCATGGGCGGCAATAGAACACAGGGAATATGTGCCAGAAGGACTCAAAAAAGTCGCTTACCCCGGTATCGTCGTGGTTGGAATACTTGGCCTGTACAGCCTTTACCACATGCTCACGGAGGGTCAGTATGTGTCATTTCTCCTGCTGATCGGTATAGTCGGACTGGCCCTCATACTAAACGACAAGATCAAGAACTACCTTGAGTCCAGGTGA
- a CDS encoding 6-hydroxymethylpterin diphosphokinase MptE-like protein has product MDWEEWKPFYLRVVREMGYSVEDDRKAAELLRALLLEGDEYILRDELATIIEKRVYVFGCGPSLEKALGKFDFSDGTLIAADGATSALIENGLIPDIIVTDLDGRIPDLRIANDRGAFMVIHAHGDNVDRLSSYVPLFSRVLGTTQTEPLDIVYNFGGFTDGDRAAFLAEELGAREIILVGFDFGDTVGRWSKPGLREHAPIWESKRKKFEFAKELLEWLEKNGRAKVEYVHLDSR; this is encoded by the coding sequence ATGGACTGGGAAGAATGGAAGCCCTTCTACCTGCGCGTAGTCCGGGAGATGGGGTACTCGGTTGAAGATGACAGGAAGGCGGCCGAGCTTCTGAGGGCGCTCCTGCTGGAGGGCGACGAATACATCCTGCGGGACGAACTGGCAACCATCATTGAGAAAAGAGTTTATGTCTTTGGGTGCGGTCCCAGCCTGGAGAAGGCCCTTGGGAAGTTTGATTTTTCGGATGGAACGCTGATAGCGGCCGACGGAGCCACCTCCGCGCTCATAGAGAACGGCTTGATCCCAGATATCATAGTTACTGACCTCGACGGCAGGATTCCGGACCTGAGGATAGCCAACGATAGGGGGGCGTTCATGGTGATTCACGCCCACGGCGACAACGTGGACAGGCTGAGCTCCTACGTTCCGCTCTTCTCAAGGGTTCTTGGAACGACCCAGACCGAGCCCCTCGACATCGTTTACAACTTCGGCGGCTTCACCGACGGTGACAGGGCCGCTTTTCTGGCCGAGGAGCTCGGCGCGAGGGAGATAATCCTCGTCGGCTTCGACTTCGGCGATACCGTTGGGAGGTGGAGCAAACCGGGTCTCAGAGAACATGCCCCAATATGGGAGAGCAAGAGGAAGAAGTTCGAGTTCGCTAAGGAACTGCTGGAATGGCTGGAAAAGAATGGAAGGGCAAAGGTTGAGTACGTTCACCTGGACTCAAGGTAG